A segment of the Agarivorans albus genome:
CATATTTCCGAAACGGGTATGCCGCCAACCCGTGCAGAGATCGCTAAAGAATTAGGCTTTCGTTCCGCTAATGCGGCAGAAGAGCACCTAAGAGCACTTGCTAAGAAAGGGGCTATTGAGATGATCCCTGGTGCTTCGCGTGGTATTCGCATTAGTGAAGAGTATTTGCCAGCCAGCGCTAATGAGCCAGTAGCCGAAGACTTAGAACCCGGTTTACCTTTAATTGGCCAAGTGGCTGCCGGCGAGCCTATTTTGGCGCAGGAGCATGTAGAATCGCACTATGCGGTAGATGCTAACTTGTTTAATCCTCATGCTGATTATTTACTGCGGGTGCAGGGAATGAGTATGAAAGACATCGGCATTATGGATGGTGACTTGTTAGCAGTGCACAAAACCAATGATGTTCATAATGGACAAGTAGTGGTGGCACGTTTAGAAGACGATGTTACAGTTAAGCGTTTTGAGCGCGACGGTAAAATGGTTTACTTGCACCCAGAGAATGAAGAGCTCTCAACTATTGAAGTTGATTTAGAATATCAAAGCATCGAAATCGAAGGCTTGGCGGTAGGTATTATTCGCACTGCCGATTGGATGTAAGCCCTATATAGCAATAAGTTCCGCCCTTTTTAAGCCCAAATCAGCCCGATTTGGGCTTTTGTCGTTAGCATCACATCTTTTGTGTTTATCCATAAAAATCTCAACAATATATTTACATTTCTTTAACTTAGGGGTTAATTTATAAGCAGTAGCTTGTATTTAGCTGTTGCTGTCTACTACTTTTGGGGTGGGGGATTTCCCTTTTTCTGCAGCTACTTTCCTAGTTTGGAGAGTTGTTGTCGTTGGCTACTAGCAAAGGAGAGCGCTGTGGGCCGATGGATTCAGCTAATAATGCTGACATTCTTTTCGTCGCAAGTATTTGCGCAAGAAATGTCATTCAACTTACGTCCGGGTGTTACCGCCATTAGTGAGCAGGTTTATGGCCTGCACATGACAATTTTTTATATTTGTTGTGCTATTGGGGTGCTGGTGTTTGGCGCCATGTTCTGGGCTATTTTTCATCATCGCAAATCTAAAGGGGCCAAGCCGGCTCAATTTCATGAAAGTACCAAAGTAGAAATTATTTGGACCATCGTTCCTTTCATTATATTGATAGGGATGGCGATTCCTGCCACTAAAACCCTGCTGGCCATGGAAGATCCTTCCGATGCCGATATCACGATTCAAGTAACAGGTTCCCAGTGGAAGTGGCATTACAAATACTTTGACCGTGAACTGGAATTCTACAGTGTGCTGGCATCTGATATGGATGAAGTTAACGGCAAGCTGGAAAAACGCAAAAACTACTTGCTTGAAGTAGACCGTCCGCTGGTATTGCCCATCGATAAAAAAGTACGCTTTTTGATGACTTCGGAAGATGTTATCCACTCCTGGTGGGTACCGGATTTTGCAGTTAAAAAAGACGCCAACCCAGGTTTTATTAATGAGGCTTGGACCATCATTGATAAACCCGGCATATACCGCGGCCAGTGTGCTGAGTTATGTGGTAAAGACCACGGCTTTATGCCGATTGTGGTTATCGCTAAAACGCAGGCCGATTATGATGTTTGGTTAGCCGAGGAAGAAGCCGCTTATCAAGCCAAGCAAGCTCAAGAGTTAGAGCTGGTTGCTATGACTATGGAGCAAGACGAACTGATGTCGCTGGGCAAAAAAGTCTACGACAAAAGCTGTGCGGCTTGCCATCAAGTTAACGGTGAAGGCTTACCAGGTGTGTTCCCTGGTTTGAAAGACAGTCCAATCGCTATTGGTGATGTGGGCAAACATATTGAAGTAGTTGTGAATGGTGTACCGGGCACTGCGATGCAAGCCTTTGGTAAACAGCTAGGTTTAAAAGAGCTGGCTGCCGTAATTACTTACGAGCGTAACGCTTGGGGTAATGATACCGGTGATTTAGTGCAGGCCAAGGATGTTGTGGCCGTGCAAAACGCAGCGCAGTAGGGAGAGAGATAATGAGCACGATTAGTGACGTTCATGCTGACCATGATGAGCACCATCACGGTGCCCCGCGCGGTTTAATGCGTTGGGTATTAACCACTAACCACAAAGACATTGGTTCAATGTATTTGTGGTTTAGTTTTGCCATGTTTATTACCGGTGGCGCGATGGCGATGGTGATTCGCGCCGAGCTGTTCCAACCAGGTTTACAGTTAGTAGAACCTAACTTTTTCAATCAAATGACCACCATGCACGGCTTAATCATGGTGTTTGGTGCAGTAATGCCGGCCTTTACCGGTTTGGCTAACTGGCTGATTCCGATGATGATTGGGGCGCCAGATATGGCCTTGCCACGCATGAATAACTGGAGCTTTTGGATTTTACCTTTTGCTTTCACCATGCTGTTAGCCTCGTTGTTTATGGAAGGTGGTGGCCCTAACTTTGGTTGGACTTTCTACGCGCCGCTTTCTACTAACTACAGCCCAGACAGTACCGCTTTGTTTGTGTTCTCGGTGCATATTATGGGGATTAGTTCGATTATGGGGGCGATCAATGTGATTGTTACCATTATGAACTTACGTGCACCCGGCATGACTTACATGAAGTTACCGCTGTTTGTATGGACTTGGTTTATCACTGCATTTTTGCTGATTGCTGTGATGCCGGTATTAGCGGGTGCAGTGACCATGGTGCTTACAGATAAGTATTTTGGTACGTCGTTTTTTGATGCTGCTGGTGGGGGAGACCCCGTATTGTTCCAGCACATATTCTGGTTCTTTGGCCACCCTGAAGTTTACATTATGATTTTGCCGTCATTCGGCATTATCTCGGCGATTGTTCCAGCCTTCTCTCGTAAAAGGTTATTTGGTTATGCCTCGATGGTTTACGCCACTGCATCTATTGCTGGTTTAAGCTTCATTGTGTGGGCGCACCATATGTTTACTACTGGTATGCCGGTTGCGGCTGAGTTGTTCTTCATGTTTTGCACCATGCTGATCTCGGTGCCTACTGGGGTGAAGGTATTTAACTGGGTAGCCACCATGTGGCGCGGCTCAATGACCTTTGAAACGCCGATGTTATTCGCACTGGCCTTTATTGTGCTGTTCACCATTGGTGGTTTCTCGGGATTGATGTTGGCGATTACGCCGGTGGATTTCCAATATCACGATACCTATTTTGTGGTGGCACACTTCCATTATGTACTAGTAACAGGCGCGGTATTCTCGATTATGGCCGCTGCTTATTATTGGCTACCTAAGTGGACCGGTAATATGTACGACGAAGGCCTGGGCCGGCTACATTTCTGGTGTTCGCTTATCTCGGTAAATGTGTTGTTCTTCCCTATGCACTTCTTAGGCTTAGGTGGCATGCCACGGCGTATTCCTGACTATGCGCTGCAGTTTGCCGATGTTAACGCCATTGTGAGTATTGGTGGCTTTGCCTTTGGTTTGTCGCAATTCATCTTCTTGTACATGGTGATTAAGTGTATTCGAAGCGGTGAACCTGCGCCGGCTAAACCTTGGGAAGGCGCAGAGGGCTTAGAATGGGATGCATTGCCATCGCCAGCGCCTTACCACAGTTTCTCTACACCGCCGGAGATTAAATAATATGCTTGGCCATGGCCGTTTAGTCACAAAGCTGCTGCTTGTAGTAGTGGCTATGTTCGGCTTTGGTTACGCCTTAGTGCCGCTGTATGACGTATTTTGTCAGGTTACCGGCATTAACGGCAAAACAGCTACAGAAGCCAGTGAAATAAGCCCTGTTACCGACCAACAGCGCACCGTAACCGTGGAGTTTATTAGCTATGTACCGCAAGGGCTTAATTGGAAGTTTGGCCCTAAGGTTAACCAAGTAAAAGTCCATCCAGGTGAGACACTACAGGTTGATTTTAGTGCTAGTAACCTTACTCCCAAACGTGGCACGGTGCAGGCGGTTCCTTCGGTTAGCCCTGGTTTGGCGGCCAATCATCTAAAAAAAGTCAGCTGTTTTTGTTTTGAGCAGCAAACCCTAGCTCCGGGTCAGCAACAAGACATGCCATTGTTTTTCTATGTAGATCCTGAGTTACCTAAAGATATAAATACCTTAACTTTGGCTTACACCTTATTTGCCGTAGAGGGCGAGCCGATTGAATCTGAAACTGCACAAGTAAGTGCCGATGGAGAGGTGAGCAATGACGCAGCCTTATGAGAAGTATTACGTTCCTGCGCAAAGTATATGGCCAATTGTTGGCGCGGTGGGTTTATTCCTAATCGCCATGGGCGCTGGTTTTTCTGTTCAACAAATGGGCAGTGAACAAAGCTACGGCCTTTGGATATTGTCATGTGGCTTTGTGGTAATTGTTACCATGATGTTTGGTTGGTTTGGCAATGTTATCCAGGAGAGTATGGATGGCTTATATAGTGCCCAAATGGACCGCTCTTTTCGCCAAGGCATGAGTTGGTTCATTTTCTCTGAGGTAATGTTCTTTGGTGCATTTTTCGGAGCGTTATTCTACGCCAGAATGATTGCTGTGCCTTGGTTGGGGGGCGCAGGTAACAATGAAATGACTGGCGCGGTGTTATGGCCAGAATTTACTGCCATGTGGCCGCTAGTTGAAACGCCCGGCGGTACAACAACCCAAGCGATGGGCTGGTTTGGCTTGCCATTGTTGAATACCGTAATACTGGTGATTTCGTCAGTGACATTGCACTTTGCTCATGTGAGTTTAGAAAAAGATAAACGTGGGCCACTTAAAACGTGGTTAGCCATTACCTTGGTGCTAGGTTTTGCTTTCTTATTTTTCCAGATTGAAGAATACATTCATGCATATCAGGAATTAGGCTTGCGCCTTGATTCAGGTATTTATGGCAATACCTTTTTCTTACTCACAGGTTTTCACGGCTTACACGTTACGTTAGGCGCCATTATGCTTACGGTGATGTTTTTGCGAGTACTAAAAGGCCACTTCTCCGGTAAGAGTCACTTTGCATTTATGGCATCGAGTTGGTATTGGCACTTTGTAGATGTGGTGTGGTTGTGTCTGTTTATTTTTGTCTATGTGCTTTAGTAAGGGCGTGGGTTGGGCTGAATGATGCCCAAGGCCATGGCGAGTAAAACCAATAGGATAACCAACACGCTAAAGATTAAGCGTTTACCTAAGTAATGGGTCATTGGTTTTTCTCCGCCCTTTAGCATTACCCGTAAAGCAAACAGCATGTTCACCACTACAAACAGGATTAACGCGGTAATTAGCAGTTTTATGACCATAACTAAGCTCTCTCAAAAGGCTGATAAAAAAACAGTTTCTTACCGCTTGATACTGTTTGTTGTGCTTATGGTTGCGCTGATAGGGCTAATGGTCAAGCTTTCCTTGTGGCAATGGCAACGCAGTGAACAAAAACAGCAGTTATTAGATCAATACCAGCAGCAATCACAGCTCGAAACCAGCTTAGAACAGGCCCTTGCTTCGGGTGTGCAGCCGTTTCAATTAGTTACGCTAAGTGACATTGCAAGTTCGGGTAAGTTTTTGTGGTTAGACAATAAAGTAAATGAAGGAGTAGTGGGGTACGACGCCTATACCTTAGCAGATACCCCTCAAGGCAATGTACTAGTGCGTCTTGCTTGGCAGCCCGCTGGAACAGATAGGCGTTTGCTACCAGAAGCCATAAGTGCTCAAGAGCTACCTTCGCGCTATCGATTAAGAGAAATAAGCTTGCCAGTGGTACTTAATCAGCAGCACTGGTTAGAAGAGTTTCCGCAGGGATTGCGGGTTCAGCAAATCAATATTGCGGCTTTGTCCGATTATTGGAATCTTGAATTATTGCCTTTTGTGCTAGATAGCCAACTTGAGCATAGTTCTGAACAGCTAGTGTCAATATCGCCGCAAAAACACCAAGGTTATGCGCTGCAATGGTTGTTAATGGCCTTAGTTGCCGTTGGCTTAACCGTTTATTTTTGCGTGCAAAATAGAAACAAGGAAGGTTTATGAGAAGTCACCAAAAAACCATGTTGTTACTTGCTTCGGTATTTTTAGTGCCGCTTATTTTGGCTTGGGTGGTACTTAAAATGGGTTGGTATGAACCGGGCGCACTAAGTCATGGTGAATGGTTAGAGCCGCCAAGACAGCTGGAAAACTATCCCATAGGTAAGTGGTCGATTGCTCAGGTTATTGATGGCGACTGCTCGCAAGCTTGTTTGCAACAGCTTAGCAAACTCAATAATGCTTGGTTAGCTTTGGGCATCGCCAAACAGCAAACTCAAAAAGTTGCGCTTATTTCCGGCGAACAGCTCAATCAAATAAACGATGGCCTTGAGCAAATGAGGTTGGGACAAGCTAATCAGCAACTGGCCGATTACGATCAACAGTGGTTAGTGATAGACCCAACAGGTTGGGTGATAATGAGCTACCAACCAGCTCAAGGTGATGAGCAGATCAAAGGGCTAATCACCGATTTGAAGCGACTGATTAAAAATTCGCGGTTTCAATAGAGTTTAAGGACAGCATATGCAAAAGGGATTAATTGCCGCTATTTTACTTGCCATTGTTGTCATTGGTTTAGGCGCGTTTACCCGCTTAACTGATGCCGGTTTAGGTTGCCCTGATTGGCCTGGCTGTTATGGGCAGTTAGTGGTTCCACAGAGTGAAGAGCATGTTCAACACGCGGCTAGTGCTTATCCTGAGCGGCCGCTAGAAGCGCACAAAGCCTGGAATGAGATGATTCATCGCTACTTTGCTGGTGGCTTAGGTTTGCTAGTGGTGGGACTAGCTGCGTTGGCATTTTGGCAAAAGCAACACCGCTTTTGGGCGCTAGCCTCGGTGCTGCTTATTGGCTTTCAAGCCATATTAGGCATGCTCACGGTGACACTTGGTTTAATGCCCATTGTGGTTATGGGCCACCTATTGGGTGGTTTTTCAATGCTGGCTTTATTGTTTACGTGGTTGATGATTGCAAAACGTCCTTTAGCTAAGCCCCAGCGAAGTGGCCGTTGGTTGTGGCTAGGTTTGTTGGTACTAGTTGTGCAAATAGCATTAGGTGGCTGGACATCGGCTAACTACTCGGCCATTTCTTGTCAGGGCTTGCCGCTTTGCCATGAAGAGTGGCTAAGCTCTTATAAGCTGGATGCATTTGATCCGCTGCCGCTTGCTACTGGCAATGATTACGAATTTGGTGTGCTTAGTCATGAACAGCGCAAAACCATTCATGTTACTCATCGTATTTGGGCAGGCGTAACAGCCATCTACTTGTTCATACTGGCGCTAAGTTACATTCAGCGACGGCATAGTGATATGGAACGAGGGCGCGCCTCTAGGCTGATTTTTATATTGTTTACTCAAGTCGGTTTAGGCGTTGCCAATGTGCTTTGGCAAGTACCCTTGGCGATAGCTGTGGCACATAACTTAGTGGCTGCCATGCTGTTGTTAAGTCTAATAAGTTTAATCTTGGCTCACTATCAGGGTGCGGCCGTAGCAACATTCGTTGAGCAAAAGGAGACGCATTATGGCGAAGTTGAACACGCTTAACCCGCCAAGTTCACTCAACAAAGGCATTAATTGGCGCGCCTTATACAAACTTACTAAACCCAAAGTGGTAGCCCTTATTGTGCTCACTGCGGTGGTAGGAGCATGCTTGGCAACTTCTGGTTTGCCGCCTTGGCAAGCTCTGCTAGTAGGTAACTTAGGCATAGGTTTAATGGCTGCGGGCGCTGCCGCCTTTAATCACTACATTGATAGCGAAGCAGATGCCGCAATGGCACGCACTCATAAACGCCCTTTGCCTACTGGTGCTATAGCCAATTGGCAGGCCTTGTTATGGGCCTCACTTTTATCGGTGGTGGGCTTTGCCATGTTGTATTGGTGGGTCAATCCACTGACTGCTTGGTTAACTGCAGCTAGCTTAGTGGGGTATGCGGTGATTTATACCCTTTGGCTTAAACGAGCTACGCCGCAAAACATTGTAATTGGCGGCTTGGCTGGCGCTATGCCCCCATTGTTGGGGTGGACGGCAGTAAACAACGCCATATCGGCTGAACCCTTATTGCTAGTTATGCTGATATTCACTTGGACCCCGCCACACTTTTGGGCCTTGGCCATTGCTCGCCGTGAAGATTACGCCAAGGTTAATATTCCAATGCTGCCGGTTACCCACGGTGTTGGCTTTACCAAAAAGTTGATAGTTCTTTATTCTCTGCTGCTATTCGCTGTTGCTTGGCTACCCTTTCTAGTAGGTATGAGTGGGGTGCTTTATCTCGTATTAAGTTGTGCGCTTAACCTACGTTTTATGCACTTAGCTTGGAGACTGTATAAGGGGGATAACCAGCGTGACGCCATGCGCCTATTTGCCTTCTCGATAGTGTATTTGATGTTGTTGTTTGTTGCCTTGTTGGCAGACCATTGGTTGTTTGCTTTGCTATAAACAGCCCCTAGCCTTTAAAGGCTTGCCGAGAGTGTAACTAACTCTTACACTCTCGCTATCGCCTGCTTAGTTTCCCTTTCATGTCTGTTTCGCGTTTTTCCGCCATTGCGGCCATTGCCGTGCCAATGATTTTATCTAATATCACTATTCCTTTATTAGGGCTGGTGGACACCGCTGTGATTGGCCATTTAGATCATGCTTATTATCTTGGCGGGGTTGCCTTAGGCTCAATGATGATTAGCCTGGTGTATTGGTTATGTGGTTTTTTGCGCATGTCGACCACAGGCTTAAGTGCGCAAGCTTTTGGTGCAAATGACCAGCTAGCGTTACAGCGAATAGGCTTTAACTCTGCCTGCATTGCTGTGCTTATTGGATTGGCCTTACTGCTACTTAGCCAACCAATATTGCAACTTGGTTTGGCTTTAGCCGGCGGTAGTGAGCAGGTTCAATTTTATGCGGCGCAGTATTTCTCTACCCGTATTTGGGGCGCACCAGCGGCACTGCTTAACTTAGTGCTGTTGGGGTGGTTATTGGGCATGCAGAACGCTCGAGCCCCCATGTTACTGCTGATTGTAGCCAATACCACTAACATTGCCTTGGATGTGCTGTTTGTGGTGGGACTAGATTGGAAAGTGCAGGGTGCTGCTTTAGCCAGTGTGATTGCCGACTATTTTTCATTGGCAGTTGGCTTGGCGTTGTGCCGCCAGCAGTTTTTAACGCGATTTAATGCCTTACCGTCGTTAAAGGTTTGTTGGGCCGATTTTAATCGCCAGCATTTGGCGGGATTATTCTCGCTAAACCGAGACATATTTTTGCGCTCACTTGCCTTGCAAGCTTGTTTTGCTTTCATCACTTTTCAAGGCTCGCGTTTGGGTGACCACATTGTTGCGGCCAACGCAGTATTACTTAACTTCTTGATGTTTGTTTCTTTTGCTTTAGATGGTTTAGCTTACGCCGTAGAAGCCTTAGCGGGTAAAGCCAAAGGCAAAAATGACCGCGCTTTGTTTGTGGTAACGATTAAACAGTGTTTGCAGTTAGCCTTAGTGGCGGGCATTGGCTTTAGTTTGGTTTTTGGAGTACTGGGTGAGCAACTGGTTGCGTTGCTTACCGATATACCTGAAATCCGCAGCACTGCGGCTAGCTACCTTAATTGGATGATTTTGCTGCCGTTAGTCTCGGTATGGTGCTTTATCTTAGATGGAGTTTTCATTGCTACTTCTGAGGGGCGCATTATGCGCAACTCGATGTTGTTGGCTAGTTTCGCCGGGTTCTTTCCGCTTTGGTGGTTTACTCAAAGTTGGGGGAACCACGCTCTATGGTTGGCGATGTGTGGTTTTATGGCGATTAGAGGAATGAGCTTGGGGTGGGTTTATTACCAGGCTCTAAAGAGCCAGCGCTGGTTTAAGCATGAGGCTTAACTGAGCGAAGCATTTCGTTGGCTATTACCGCAACGCCATTGTAGCTGGTTTGAAAGGTATCGCTGACAATAAAACCATAATCTTGGTAGAGCGCTTTGGCAGGCCAATTGCTTTTGGCAACATATAAGCAGGTAGTGTCGTTGATATTGTTTAATAGGTGCTCTAGCAGCTGTTTGCCAAACCCTTTACCTCGTGCGTCGGGGTGGACAAACAAAGCGCTTATCACCGAGCCTTGGTGCGCGCCATAAGCCACTACCTTATCGGTTTGATAGACAAAAATAGTTGATTGTTTAAGAGAGGCGAAACGTTGCTGATCTTGAGTTAATGGTAGAAGACTAAATGTATTTTGCTCAAAGCGTAACTCGTCGAGTTTAGAAAGATTGTAAATGTTAATAATGGAGTTCAGATCGCTATGTTGGTAATCACGTATTTGCACGGCCTGAACACCTTTAGTAGTAGCTTAGTTACACACCGTCTACATAACCTAGTTGACGCCAAGCTTCGTAAACAAATACCGATACTGCATTAGATAAGTTCATGCTGCGGCTATCGGCCAACATTGGAATGCGCAGCCTAAATTGACCATCTATCTCATTTAGCACTTCATCAGGTAGGCCGCGTGTTTCAGGGCCAAACATTAGATAATCACCCGCTTCAAAAGCAAAGTCACTATGAAAACCGCTGCCTTTGGTGGTACAAGCAAGCAAGCGCTTAGGCTGCTCGCTGCTTAAGAAGGCTTGGTAGTCGGGGTGGCGTTTTACCTCGGCAAACTCGTGGTAGTCCAAGCCGGCACGTTTAACTTTTTTATCATCCCAGGCGAAACCTAAAGGCTCGATAAGATGTAAGTTACAACCGCTGTTCGCCGCTAAACGGATAATTGCGCCGGTGTTTTGCGGTATTTCTGGTTGATATAGCACAATGTTAATCATGATTAATCCAAGTGGCTGCGAAAAGCGCTATTGTAGTGGCAAGCGTAGGCTAACTTCTAGCCCTTTACGCGAATGATTGCTGGCGCTAATGCTGCCGCCGTGTTGGCGAATCGCCGATTCGGCAATCGCCAAGCCTAAACCCACCCCGCCACTGTCACGGTCTCGTGCTTCACCGCTACGATAAAATGGTCGGAAAATGCTGTTTAATTCGTCATCAGGAAGGCCTGGGCCGTCATCTCGCACAATCAAGGTGAGCAGGTTGTCTTGCACACTCGCGCTTAGTTTAACCTTACGGTCTGCGTATTTAAGAGCGTTGCGACAAACGTTCTCAAGTGCCGATGCGAGTAGCTCTGGGTAACAAATCACACTCAGTTGCTGCGGGTAGTTGGCACTAAACTGTTTGTTTAACTGTTCTGCTTCAAACTCACAATCGCTAACTAAGTCTTCAATGAGTTCCTGCAAGGTCATTTTTTGTTGTTTGGCGTTAACTTGCATGCGCGATAAAGATAGCAAGGCGTCAATCATTTCGGCTAGGCGTTGCGATTCTCGCTCTATTCGCTCCACTTCGGGAGTTACTTGCTGGCGCTTTTTATGTAGCGCGAGTGCCATGTTTAAGCGAGTAAGTGGCGAGCGCAGCTCGTGAGAAATATCACTAAGCAGGCGTTGTTGGTTGCTAATGGCTTGATTAAGGGTGTCTACCATTCTCTGCAAGCTATCAGATAGTTGACCAATTTCATCACCACGATTGATCTCCGGTAATGGTGTATCTAGATATCCCAGTGACACCTTATTCGCGGCAGATTGCAGTTTTTTAAGTGGCCTTACGATGTGGCGAGTAAGTAAGAAACAAAGCGCTAAACTCAAACCTACGGCTACTAGCGACAAAAACCACGGCGATACACCAAAGTTACGGATAGCGTGCAGCTGTTCTGGGTTACTTCGGCGCTCTACATAGAGTAGGTAACGCTGGTTATCGATGGTAAGCGCTTGCGGACCAATCAAAATATGCTTTTTATCGAGCATGATTCGAGGGTCTTCAATATTGTCGTGGTTAACTAAAAAGCGTCTCATGCCCCGGCTGATGTTTTCACGGTTTACCACTTCGCCTTCGCTATTAACGATAAAGGGCTTACCAAAACGTGATTTAAGGTGAGGCTCTAAACGCGGGCTTAACATGCGTTCAGGGTTACGCTCTATACGTAGGGCAAATTCATGTAAGTTTTTTACCGCCCATTTAGGCGCTTTGAAGTTGTCTTCGCTAAGCATTCTGGACAGGTTAATCGACACAAAAGCCGTAACCAGCAAAATCATCCAAAATGAGATGAAGATTTTTACAAACAGATTGTTGATTAAGCGCTTCATTATTACCACTCTAACCACATGTAACCTTTGCCTCTCACCGTTTTGATACGCGGCAGTTGGTCTTTGCGAGCAGGGATCTTTTTACGTAAATTACTAATGTGCATATCCAAGCTGCGATCAAACGCTTGTAGGCGTTTACCCAATACTTTTTGATTCAGGCTATCTTTTTCTAATAGCTTGCCTGGCTGCTCCAGCAAGTGTTGTAGCAATAACAGCTCGGTACTGGTGAGCTCTAACTCTTGCTCATCACAGTGTACTTGCTGTTTAGCAACCGAGAGGGTCAGATCTTGGTGGCAAATAAGGTCTTGTTTAGGGTCGGCTGGCGGACTGTTTTGAGTGCGTCGTAAAATGGCTCTTATGCGCGCTAGCAATTCTCGCTCGCTGAAGGGCTTGGCTAAGTAGTCGTCGGCGCCTAACTCTAAACCCAGTACTCGGTCTATCTCATCACCTTTGGCAGTAAGCATTAATACCGGTTGTTGGTTGTCTTTACGTAATTCTTTTAATACTTCGAAGCCGTTTTTACCCGGCATCATTACATCGAGCAGAACTAAGTCGTAACGCTTTTCTGCTAGCTTGGCTAGGCCGCTCAAGCCGTCGTTGCATACCTCACAACTAAATCCCTCTAGTTCTAAGAGTTCGCCGAGTAACTCGGTCAGTTCTTTGTCGTCATCTATAAGTAGTAAATCCACTGGGCGATTCTCTATTCAACATTAATAAGCAAATTGTACAAAACTCACAGCGCTTTGCCGTGCTTAATGTTCGCCTTTTACATAGCTTTACACTTTGCTGCGGTTAGTTTGCATTGGCTTTTGTAGACTACAAATGACCGAATAGACCCGAGGAAAGAAAATGAAAAAGTTACTAGTTACTACCCTTGTTGGCGCACTTGTTGTTGCTCCTGTAGCCTTTGCTGCTAAATCTAATGGTGAAGGTAAGCAACGTGGCGGCCATCCAGCCATGAAGATGATGAAGCAGTTAGATTTAACTGATGAGCAAAAGGCCCAAGTAAAAGAGATTATGCAGCAGCATAAACCTCAAGCCAATGCGGAACAGCGTCAAGCGATGTATCAACAGCGTATGGAAATTATCACCGCAGCCAGTTTTGACGAAGGTGCCGCTCAAGCGTT
Coding sequences within it:
- the trmL gene encoding tRNA (uridine(34)/cytosine(34)/5-carboxymethylaminomethyluridine(34)-2'-O)-methyltransferase TrmL, which encodes MINIVLYQPEIPQNTGAIIRLAANSGCNLHLIEPLGFAWDDKKVKRAGLDYHEFAEVKRHPDYQAFLSSEQPKRLLACTTKGSGFHSDFAFEAGDYLMFGPETRGLPDEVLNEIDGQFRLRIPMLADSRSMNLSNAVSVFVYEAWRQLGYVDGV
- a CDS encoding Spy/CpxP family protein refolding chaperone, with the translated sequence MKKLLVTTLVGALVVAPVAFAAKSNGEGKQRGGHPAMKMMKQLDLTDEQKAQVKEIMQQHKPQANAEQRQAMYQQRMEIITAASFDEGAAQAFIDVQQANHQTRMMNMLQAQQEIYQVLTPEQQQKYQELSAKKMEKQQKRMQKGDKKAQL
- a CDS encoding response regulator yields the protein MDLLLIDDDKELTELLGELLELEGFSCEVCNDGLSGLAKLAEKRYDLVLLDVMMPGKNGFEVLKELRKDNQQPVLMLTAKGDEIDRVLGLELGADDYLAKPFSERELLARIRAILRRTQNSPPADPKQDLICHQDLTLSVAKQQVHCDEQELELTSTELLLLQHLLEQPGKLLEKDSLNQKVLGKRLQAFDRSLDMHISNLRKKIPARKDQLPRIKTVRGKGYMWLEW
- the cyoE gene encoding heme o synthase, which gives rise to MAKLNTLNPPSSLNKGINWRALYKLTKPKVVALIVLTAVVGACLATSGLPPWQALLVGNLGIGLMAAGAAAFNHYIDSEADAAMARTHKRPLPTGAIANWQALLWASLLSVVGFAMLYWWVNPLTAWLTAASLVGYAVIYTLWLKRATPQNIVIGGLAGAMPPLLGWTAVNNAISAEPLLLVMLIFTWTPPHFWALAIARREDYAKVNIPMLPVTHGVGFTKKLIVLYSLLLFAVAWLPFLVGMSGVLYLVLSCALNLRFMHLAWRLYKGDNQRDAMRLFAFSIVYLMLLFVALLADHWLFALL
- a CDS encoding GNAT family N-acetyltransferase translates to MQIRDYQHSDLNSIINIYNLSKLDELRFEQNTFSLLPLTQDQQRFASLKQSTIFVYQTDKVVAYGAHQGSVISALFVHPDARGKGFGKQLLEHLLNNINDTTCLYVAKSNWPAKALYQDYGFIVSDTFQTSYNGVAVIANEMLRSVKPHA
- a CDS encoding ATP-binding protein, with translation MKRLINNLFVKIFISFWMILLVTAFVSINLSRMLSEDNFKAPKWAVKNLHEFALRIERNPERMLSPRLEPHLKSRFGKPFIVNSEGEVVNRENISRGMRRFLVNHDNIEDPRIMLDKKHILIGPQALTIDNQRYLLYVERRSNPEQLHAIRNFGVSPWFLSLVAVGLSLALCFLLTRHIVRPLKKLQSAANKVSLGYLDTPLPEINRGDEIGQLSDSLQRMVDTLNQAISNQQRLLSDISHELRSPLTRLNMALALHKKRQQVTPEVERIERESQRLAEMIDALLSLSRMQVNAKQQKMTLQELIEDLVSDCEFEAEQLNKQFSANYPQQLSVICYPELLASALENVCRNALKYADRKVKLSASVQDNLLTLIVRDDGPGLPDDELNSIFRPFYRSGEARDRDSGGVGLGLAIAESAIRQHGGSISASNHSRKGLEVSLRLPLQ
- the dinF gene encoding MATE family efflux transporter DinF; its protein translation is MSVSRFSAIAAIAVPMILSNITIPLLGLVDTAVIGHLDHAYYLGGVALGSMMISLVYWLCGFLRMSTTGLSAQAFGANDQLALQRIGFNSACIAVLIGLALLLLSQPILQLGLALAGGSEQVQFYAAQYFSTRIWGAPAALLNLVLLGWLLGMQNARAPMLLLIVANTTNIALDVLFVVGLDWKVQGAALASVIADYFSLAVGLALCRQQFLTRFNALPSLKVCWADFNRQHLAGLFSLNRDIFLRSLALQACFAFITFQGSRLGDHIVAANAVLLNFLMFVSFALDGLAYAVEALAGKAKGKNDRALFVVTIKQCLQLALVAGIGFSLVFGVLGEQLVALLTDIPEIRSTAASYLNWMILLPLVSVWCFILDGVFIATSEGRIMRNSMLLASFAGFFPLWWFTQSWGNHALWLAMCGFMAIRGMSLGWVYYQALKSQRWFKHEA